The Triticum dicoccoides isolate Atlit2015 ecotype Zavitan chromosome 6A, WEW_v2.0, whole genome shotgun sequence genome has a window encoding:
- the LOC119319551 gene encoding uclacyanin-2-like, whose amino-acid sequence MARLLPAAALAAVAALAVLASPATAQDAPSALPAPLAYMNHTVGGADGWFFNATSNTTSGNYSSWAAGETFYLGDYLIFKTNDNSSVVVTSNSTTYSLCDPSEDDGLETYIYSGGVSGLEETDAISVPLLYEGTNYFFSEADGGVQCQQGMRFQIKVAHGHGLPPALAHPPSPPPKEGALAPAPTGPAFSVSQGPVAASASTGAGTASDYTDSNNAGCRAVGSRFLGVAIVVSLAFLVAP is encoded by the exons ATGGCGCGCCTTCTACCAGCGGCCGCGTTAGCCGCAGTCGCCGCGCTGGCCGTCCTGGCAAGCCCGGCGACGGCGCAGGATGCGCCGTCGGCCTTGCCGGCGCCGCTGGCGTACATGAACCACACGGTTGGGGGCGCCGACGGGTGGTTCTTCAACGCGACGAGCAACACCACGTCGGGCAACTACTCCTCCTGGGCCGCCGGCGAGACATTCTACCTCGGCGACTACCTCA TATTCAAGACGAACGATAACTCGTCGGTGGTGGTCACCTCGAACTCCACCACCTACTCCCTCTGCGATCCCAGCGAGGACGACGGGCTGGAGACCTACATCTACAGCGGCGGCGTAAGCGGCCTCGAGGAGACAGACGCCATCTCTGTCCCTCTCCTCTACGAGGGCACCAACTACTTCTTCTCGGAAGCCGACGGCGGCGTGCAGTGTCAGCAGGGCATGCGCTTCCAGATCAAGGTAGCCCACGGCCACGGCCTGCCGCCCGCTCTCGCCCACCCGCCGTCGCCACCGCCAAAGGAAGGCGCCCTCGCACCGGCACCCACTGGGCCAGCCTTCTCGGTCTCGCAGGGGCCGGTCGCCGCTAGTGCCAGCACCGGCGCCGGCACCGCCAGTGACTACACGGATAGCAACAACGCTGGCTGTAGAGCGGTGGGCAGTCGTTTCTTGGGGGTTGCTATTGTGGTTAGCTTAGCATTTTTGGTTGCTCCCTGA
- the LOC119317689 gene encoding uncharacterized WD repeat-containing protein C2A9.03-like isoform X2 — MCSYGGGDVDDWYDDSDTDDHAEDTGDDRHHEQGAKNSDLDLDDEDRTFLSQFPDTWGAAPTRKEKDIQGIQWKRLDITREQYRQTRLQQYKNYESIPNSGEEAAEECKQTEKDGMYYEFRKNTRSVKSTILHFQLRNLVWATSKHDVYLMYHYSVLHWSALSGVDTELMNVRGHVAPKEKHPGSLLEGFSQTKVSTMAVKDNLLVAGGFQGELICKHLDREGISFCCRTSHDDNAMTNAIEIFNTSSAVHFMASSNDNGVRDYDMERFQLCNHFQFDCPVNHTSLSPDRKLVLAVGDHPDGLLVDANSGETLHSMKGHHDYSFASAWSPDGRTFATGNQDKTCRVWDIRNLSKAVHVLKGNLGAIRSIRFTSDGQFLAMAEHADFVQIFDARSDYTKRQELDFFGEISGISFSPDMDALFVGVWDRTYGSLLQYGRLHNNN, encoded by the exons ATGTGCAGTTATGGCGGTGGCGACGTCGATGACTGGTATGATGATTCTGATACGGATGACCACGCCGAAGACACGGGCGATGACAGGCACCATGAGCAAGGAGCAAAGAACTCCGATTTAGACCTGGATGATGAAGATCGGACCTTTTTG AGTCAGTTTCCAGATACTTGGGGGGCAGCGCCCACAAGAAAAGAAAAAGACATCCAAGGAATACAATGGAAGAGGCTGGATATCACACGTGAACAGTACAGACAGACCAGGTTGCAGCAGTACAAAAACTACGAGAGCATTCCTAATTCTGgagaagaagcagccgag GAATGCAAACAGACTGAGAAAGACGGAATGTATTACGAATTCAGAAAAAATACTAGATCTGTAAAATCAACTATACTACATTTCCAG CTGAGAAATTTAGTATGGGCCACATCCAAGCATGATGTCTACCTGATGTATCATTACTCAGTCCTTCACTGGTCTGCATTGAGTGGTGTGGATACTGAACTTATGAACGTCCGTGGTCATGTGGCACCAAAGGAG aagcacccAGGAAGTCTATTAGAGGGGTTTTCTCAGACTAAGGTTAGTACCATGGCAGTGAAGGACAATTTGCTGGTAGCTGGTGGATTTCAAGGGGAGCTAATCTGCAAG CACCTTGATCGAGAGGGGATAAGCTTTTGTTGTCGAACATCACATGATGATAATGCTATGACTAATGCAATTGAGATATTCAATACTTCTAG CGCTGTTCATTTCATGGCATCGAGTAATGACAACGGTGTAAGAGACTATGACATGGAGAGATTCCAGTTGTGCAATCACTTTCAGTTTGATTGTCCAGTGAAT CATACATCGCTGAGTCCCGACAGAAAGCTTGTTCTCGCCGTGGGGGACCATCCTGATGGTTTACTTGTTGATGCGAATTCAGGAGAG ACGCTTCATTCCATGAAAGGCCATCACGACTACTCTTTCGCATCGGCCTGGAGCCCTGATGGACGAACATTCGCTACCGGGAACCAAGACAAGACATGCCGAGTCTGGGACATTAGAAACCTGTCGAAAGCCGTCCATGTACTGAAGGGCAACCTTGGGGCCATTAGGTCGATCCGCTTCACTTCTGACGGGCAGTTCCTGGCGATGGCGGAACATGCGGACTTCGTCCAGATCTTCGACGCCCGGAGCGACTACACCAAAAGGCAAGAGCTGGACTTCTTTGGCGAGATATCTGGGATCTCCTTCAGCCCGGATATGGACGCTCTTTTCGTCGGTGTGTGGGATAGAACATATGGCAGCCTCCTCCAGTATGGTCGTTTACATAATAACAACTAG
- the LOC119317689 gene encoding uncharacterized WD repeat-containing protein C2A9.03-like isoform X3 codes for MCSYGGGDVDDWYDDSDTDDHAEDTGDDRHHEQGAKNSDLDLDDEDRTFLFPDTWGAAPTRKEKDIQGIQWKRLDITREQYRQTRLQQYKNYESIPNSGEEAAEECKQTEKDGMYYEFRKNTRSVKSTILHFQLRNLVWATSKHDVYLMYHYSVLHWSALSGVDTELMNVRGHVAPKEKHPGSLLEGFSQTKVSTMAVKDNLLVAGGFQGELICKHLDREGISFCCRTSHDDNAMTNAIEIFNTSSGAVHFMASSNDNGVRDYDMERFQLCNHFQFDCPVNHTSLSPDRKLVLAVGDHPDGLLVDANSGETLHSMKGHHDYSFASAWSPDGRTFATGNQDKTCRVWDIRNLSKAVHVLKGNLGAIRSIRFTSDGQFLAMAEHADFVQIFDARSDYTKRQELDFFGEISGISFSPDMDALFVGVWDRTYGSLLQYGRLHNNN; via the exons ATGTGCAGTTATGGCGGTGGCGACGTCGATGACTGGTATGATGATTCTGATACGGATGACCACGCCGAAGACACGGGCGATGACAGGCACCATGAGCAAGGAGCAAAGAACTCCGATTTAGACCTGGATGATGAAGATCGGACCTTTTTG TTTCCAGATACTTGGGGGGCAGCGCCCACAAGAAAAGAAAAAGACATCCAAGGAATACAATGGAAGAGGCTGGATATCACACGTGAACAGTACAGACAGACCAGGTTGCAGCAGTACAAAAACTACGAGAGCATTCCTAATTCTGgagaagaagcagccgag GAATGCAAACAGACTGAGAAAGACGGAATGTATTACGAATTCAGAAAAAATACTAGATCTGTAAAATCAACTATACTACATTTCCAG CTGAGAAATTTAGTATGGGCCACATCCAAGCATGATGTCTACCTGATGTATCATTACTCAGTCCTTCACTGGTCTGCATTGAGTGGTGTGGATACTGAACTTATGAACGTCCGTGGTCATGTGGCACCAAAGGAG aagcacccAGGAAGTCTATTAGAGGGGTTTTCTCAGACTAAGGTTAGTACCATGGCAGTGAAGGACAATTTGCTGGTAGCTGGTGGATTTCAAGGGGAGCTAATCTGCAAG CACCTTGATCGAGAGGGGATAAGCTTTTGTTGTCGAACATCACATGATGATAATGCTATGACTAATGCAATTGAGATATTCAATACTTCTAG TGGCGCTGTTCATTTCATGGCATCGAGTAATGACAACGGTGTAAGAGACTATGACATGGAGAGATTCCAGTTGTGCAATCACTTTCAGTTTGATTGTCCAGTGAAT CATACATCGCTGAGTCCCGACAGAAAGCTTGTTCTCGCCGTGGGGGACCATCCTGATGGTTTACTTGTTGATGCGAATTCAGGAGAG ACGCTTCATTCCATGAAAGGCCATCACGACTACTCTTTCGCATCGGCCTGGAGCCCTGATGGACGAACATTCGCTACCGGGAACCAAGACAAGACATGCCGAGTCTGGGACATTAGAAACCTGTCGAAAGCCGTCCATGTACTGAAGGGCAACCTTGGGGCCATTAGGTCGATCCGCTTCACTTCTGACGGGCAGTTCCTGGCGATGGCGGAACATGCGGACTTCGTCCAGATCTTCGACGCCCGGAGCGACTACACCAAAAGGCAAGAGCTGGACTTCTTTGGCGAGATATCTGGGATCTCCTTCAGCCCGGATATGGACGCTCTTTTCGTCGGTGTGTGGGATAGAACATATGGCAGCCTCCTCCAGTATGGTCGTTTACATAATAACAACTAG
- the LOC119317689 gene encoding uncharacterized WD repeat-containing protein C2A9.03-like isoform X1, with amino-acid sequence MCSYGGGDVDDWYDDSDTDDHAEDTGDDRHHEQGAKNSDLDLDDEDRTFLSQFPDTWGAAPTRKEKDIQGIQWKRLDITREQYRQTRLQQYKNYESIPNSGEEAAEECKQTEKDGMYYEFRKNTRSVKSTILHFQLRNLVWATSKHDVYLMYHYSVLHWSALSGVDTELMNVRGHVAPKEKHPGSLLEGFSQTKVSTMAVKDNLLVAGGFQGELICKHLDREGISFCCRTSHDDNAMTNAIEIFNTSSGAVHFMASSNDNGVRDYDMERFQLCNHFQFDCPVNHTSLSPDRKLVLAVGDHPDGLLVDANSGETLHSMKGHHDYSFASAWSPDGRTFATGNQDKTCRVWDIRNLSKAVHVLKGNLGAIRSIRFTSDGQFLAMAEHADFVQIFDARSDYTKRQELDFFGEISGISFSPDMDALFVGVWDRTYGSLLQYGRLHNNN; translated from the exons ATGTGCAGTTATGGCGGTGGCGACGTCGATGACTGGTATGATGATTCTGATACGGATGACCACGCCGAAGACACGGGCGATGACAGGCACCATGAGCAAGGAGCAAAGAACTCCGATTTAGACCTGGATGATGAAGATCGGACCTTTTTG AGTCAGTTTCCAGATACTTGGGGGGCAGCGCCCACAAGAAAAGAAAAAGACATCCAAGGAATACAATGGAAGAGGCTGGATATCACACGTGAACAGTACAGACAGACCAGGTTGCAGCAGTACAAAAACTACGAGAGCATTCCTAATTCTGgagaagaagcagccgag GAATGCAAACAGACTGAGAAAGACGGAATGTATTACGAATTCAGAAAAAATACTAGATCTGTAAAATCAACTATACTACATTTCCAG CTGAGAAATTTAGTATGGGCCACATCCAAGCATGATGTCTACCTGATGTATCATTACTCAGTCCTTCACTGGTCTGCATTGAGTGGTGTGGATACTGAACTTATGAACGTCCGTGGTCATGTGGCACCAAAGGAG aagcacccAGGAAGTCTATTAGAGGGGTTTTCTCAGACTAAGGTTAGTACCATGGCAGTGAAGGACAATTTGCTGGTAGCTGGTGGATTTCAAGGGGAGCTAATCTGCAAG CACCTTGATCGAGAGGGGATAAGCTTTTGTTGTCGAACATCACATGATGATAATGCTATGACTAATGCAATTGAGATATTCAATACTTCTAG TGGCGCTGTTCATTTCATGGCATCGAGTAATGACAACGGTGTAAGAGACTATGACATGGAGAGATTCCAGTTGTGCAATCACTTTCAGTTTGATTGTCCAGTGAAT CATACATCGCTGAGTCCCGACAGAAAGCTTGTTCTCGCCGTGGGGGACCATCCTGATGGTTTACTTGTTGATGCGAATTCAGGAGAG ACGCTTCATTCCATGAAAGGCCATCACGACTACTCTTTCGCATCGGCCTGGAGCCCTGATGGACGAACATTCGCTACCGGGAACCAAGACAAGACATGCCGAGTCTGGGACATTAGAAACCTGTCGAAAGCCGTCCATGTACTGAAGGGCAACCTTGGGGCCATTAGGTCGATCCGCTTCACTTCTGACGGGCAGTTCCTGGCGATGGCGGAACATGCGGACTTCGTCCAGATCTTCGACGCCCGGAGCGACTACACCAAAAGGCAAGAGCTGGACTTCTTTGGCGAGATATCTGGGATCTCCTTCAGCCCGGATATGGACGCTCTTTTCGTCGGTGTGTGGGATAGAACATATGGCAGCCTCCTCCAGTATGGTCGTTTACATAATAACAACTAG